A portion of the Methanofollis sp. genome contains these proteins:
- a CDS encoding LysE family transporter: MMMEMDGIAGALILGLVIGLSGALAPGPTLVATIRGALAEGWAAGPKVAAGHAALETAVFLAVVAGLGVAAGSVGPAVALLGGAALVVFGGMTIRESRTAVLEAAPAGTAGNPYVAGAVTSAANPYFWIWWLTIGAGLLLDGLAGGLAVAGAFMLGHWAADFGWFGLVAAATAGGRRVMSVGQYRLVLGACGLFLILFGAAYLWRAFA; this comes from the coding sequence ATGATGATGGAGATGGACGGCATTGCAGGGGCCCTGATCCTCGGCCTCGTCATCGGTCTTTCAGGCGCCCTTGCGCCGGGACCGACCCTGGTGGCGACGATCAGGGGGGCGCTCGCGGAGGGGTGGGCGGCAGGGCCAAAGGTCGCGGCCGGGCACGCCGCCCTGGAGACGGCGGTCTTCCTCGCCGTCGTCGCAGGCCTCGGTGTTGCAGCCGGGTCTGTCGGTCCCGCGGTCGCCCTTCTCGGCGGTGCGGCGCTCGTTGTCTTCGGCGGGATGACGATCAGGGAGAGCAGGACCGCGGTGCTGGAGGCCGCTCCTGCCGGGACGGCCGGGAACCCGTACGTCGCCGGGGCCGTAACGAGCGCCGCAAACCCCTATTTCTGGATCTGGTGGCTCACCATCGGGGCCGGCCTCCTCCTTGACGGCCTGGCCGGGGGTCTGGCCGTCGCCGGCGCCTTCATGCTCGGCCACTGGGCCGCGGACTTCGGGTGGTTCGGCCTCGTCGCCGCGGCCACGGCAGGGGGACGGAGAGTCATGAGCGTCGGGCAGTACCGCCTCGTCCTCGGCGCATGCGGCCTCTTCCTCATCCTCTTCGGGGCGGCGTACCTCTGGCGGGCCTTCGCCTGA
- a CDS encoding flavodoxin family protein → MKVIGIVGSPRKGGNTDILVKQALIGAHAAGAETAVIYLNDMVFQDCQGCGYCKGTNVCRLKDDMYPVYEDLISADGLVIGSPVYFGQMTGNTKSFIDRWYALVNPDFTSRLPPGKKVVLIFPQGDANPAMFEGMATHFEITMTFFGLKVTEIIIAPGLLAAGEVQESEELMRRAFGAGKDLAE, encoded by the coding sequence ATGAAAGTCATCGGTATTGTGGGAAGCCCCCGCAAAGGGGGCAACACCGACATTCTCGTCAAGCAAGCGCTCATCGGCGCCCATGCGGCCGGGGCAGAGACCGCCGTCATCTACCTGAACGACATGGTCTTCCAGGACTGCCAGGGTTGCGGCTACTGCAAGGGGACGAATGTCTGCCGGTTGAAGGACGATATGTATCCTGTCTACGAGGATCTGATCTCGGCCGACGGGCTTGTGATCGGGAGCCCGGTCTATTTCGGACAGATGACAGGGAACACCAAGAGTTTCATCGACCGCTGGTATGCTCTCGTGAACCCGGACTTCACCTCGCGGCTTCCGCCGGGGAAGAAGGTCGTCCTCATCTTCCCGCAGGGCGACGCCAACCCGGCGATGTTCGAGGGCATGGCGACGCACTTCGAGATCACGATGACCTTCTTCGGCCTCAAGGTGACCGAGATCATCATCGCCCCGGGCCTTCTCGCGGCCGGCGAGGTGCAGGAGAGCGAAGAGTTGATGAGACGGGCGTTTGGGGCAGGAAAGGATCTTGCAGAGTGA
- a CDS encoding ribonuclease III domain-containing protein, giving the protein MTEYRERSPRSGAGSGAGIEADLGYQIASEEMLLLAFFMPSTRNLFSEILVHFGDGGCILSGKELAEMARLPEAAEALAWIGDAALKIGVLPEIWSPRVVDAGTLPERRKAYESNANMARLCDRWGLYEHRIHLDPPVPKGNVGHVKGTLVEAVLGIIFLQCGLKGIARAATLLRP; this is encoded by the coding sequence TTGACAGAATACCGGGAAAGATCGCCGCGATCCGGGGCAGGGTCAGGGGCCGGTATCGAGGCCGATCTCGGGTATCAGATCGCCAGCGAGGAGATGCTCCTCCTCGCCTTCTTCATGCCGAGCACGCGGAATCTCTTCTCTGAGATCCTCGTACACTTCGGCGACGGTGGCTGCATCCTCTCCGGAAAGGAACTCGCGGAGATGGCCCGCCTCCCCGAGGCCGCGGAGGCGCTCGCCTGGATCGGCGACGCCGCCCTGAAGATCGGGGTGCTCCCCGAGATATGGAGCCCCAGGGTCGTGGATGCAGGGACTCTCCCCGAGAGGCGGAAGGCGTACGAGAGCAACGCGAACATGGCCCGCCTCTGCGATCGGTGGGGGCTGTACGAGCACAGGATCCACCTCGACCCGCCTGTGCCGAAGGGGAATGTCGGGCATGTGAAAGGGACTCTTGTCGAGGCCGTCCTTGGCATCATCTTTCTGCAGTGCGGCCTGAAGGGGATTGCGCGGGCGGCCACCCTTCTCAGGCCCTGA